In Lepus europaeus isolate LE1 chromosome 9, mLepTim1.pri, whole genome shotgun sequence, the following are encoded in one genomic region:
- the LOC133766664 gene encoding vomeronasal type-1 receptor 90-like — MTKKNIAFHFIAIRNAFYSEVSIGITANAFLLLFHVLWFFLQHRPRPTDLAIGHLALIHLLMLITVGVIATDIIETQELWDDITCKAVIYLHQVMRGLSLGTTCLLSVLQAITLSPRSSCLAKVKRTASHHIMCGFLFLWVFNLSISARFLISTIATKNQTSNSLMFVTKSCSLRPLSYLPWYTFFATAIFRDVSLIGLMAVSSGYMVTLLCRHKRQSQHLHSTNLSQTASPEHRATCTILLLMSIFVLLYLLDCIVFSFSGMWWKIDPVHLCLQMLVGNGYATIGPLVLISTENRMIKLFKSMREKESKCLLVQE; from the coding sequence ATGACTAAAAAGAATatagcttttcattttattgccaTAAGAAATGCCTTTTACTCTGAAGTCAGCATTGGGATCACAGCCAAcgccttccttcttctcttccacGTCCTCTGGTTCTTTCTCCAGCACAGGCCCAGGCCCACAGACCTGGCCATTGGGCACCTGGCCCTCATCCACCTGCTGATGCTGATCACTGTGGGGGTCATAGCCACAGACATTATTGAGACTCAGGAGTTATGGGATGACATCACATGTAAAGCTGTCATCTACTTGCACCAGGTGATGCGGGGCCTCTCCCTGGGCACGACCTGCCTGCTGAGTGTCCTCCAGGCCATCACCCTCAGCCCCAGGAGCTCCTGTTTGGCAAAGGTCAAGCGCACAGCCTCACATCACATCATGTGTGGGTTTCTCTTCCTATGGGTCTTCAATTTGTCCATCAGCGCTCGTTTCTTAATCTCCACTATTGCCACCAAAAATCAGACATCCAACAGTCTTATGTTTGTCACCAAGTCTTGCTCTCTTAGGCCCCTGAGCTACTTACCCTGGTATACTTTTTTTGCAACTGCTATCTTCCGGGATGTCTCCCTTATTGGGCTCATGGCCGTCTCAAGTGGGTACATGGTGACTCTCCTGTGCAGGCACAAGAGGCAGTCCCAGCACCTTCACAGCACCAACCTCTCTCAAACAGCCTCCCCAGAGCACAGGGCCACCTGCACCATCCTGCTGCTCATGAGCATCTTTGTGCTCCTGTACTTGTTGGACTGCATTGTGTTCTCATTCTCAGGGATGTGGTGGAAAATTGACCCGGTTCATCTCTGTCTCCAGATGTTGGTGGGCAACGGCTATGCCACCATTGGACCTCTGGTGCTCATCAGTACTGAAAATCGAATGATCAAGCTTTTCAAATCCATGCGGGAGAAGGAAAGTAAGTGTCTACTTGTTCAGGAATAA